The following coding sequences are from one Streptomyces angustmyceticus window:
- a CDS encoding YciI family protein, with translation MLWVIHCLDGPDTAELRAATRPAHSARLRTADLRPVLYGPLVPDDGAGAIGSLLVVEAPTRQAVADFVARDPFTVAGVWDRVSIHAFTASERSPVRLPPAPVEGSRP, from the coding sequence ATGCTGTGGGTGATCCACTGCCTGGACGGTCCGGACACCGCCGAACTCCGGGCAGCCACCCGGCCCGCACACTCCGCCCGGCTCCGGACGGCGGACCTCCGCCCGGTGCTCTACGGCCCCCTGGTGCCGGACGACGGCGCCGGGGCGATCGGCAGCCTCCTCGTCGTGGAGGCCCCGACCCGGCAGGCGGTCGCGGACTTCGTCGCCCGTGACCCCTTCACGGTCGCCGGCGTGTGGGACCGCGTCTCGATCCACGCGTTCACCGCCTCCGAACGGTCACCGGTCCGCCTGCCGCCCGCACCCGTGGAGGGGAGCCGGCCGTGA
- a CDS encoding acyl-CoA carboxylase epsilon subunit translates to MTLRILSGSPTREELAAVLAALTALSTRTAQAPTLATTPPEASWARRSIATTLTTWHHNPPRQETP, encoded by the coding sequence ATGACCCTCCGCATCCTCTCCGGCAGCCCCACCCGCGAAGAACTGGCCGCCGTCCTCGCCGCCCTGACCGCCCTCTCCACCAGAACGGCCCAGGCCCCCACACTCGCCACCACGCCCCCCGAAGCCTCCTGGGCCCGCCGCAGCATCGCCACCACCCTCACCACCTGGCACCACAACCCACCCCGACAGGAGACCCCCTGA
- a CDS encoding acyl-CoA carboxylase subunit beta has translation MRRGVAEGDPRATERQHAKGKLTARERIALLLDEDSFHEVEPLRRHRATGFGLEAKKPHTDGVVTGWGTVHGRTVFVYAHDFRIFGGALGEAHATKIHKIMDLALQAGAPLVSLNDGAGARIQEGVTALAGYGGIFQRNTRASGVIPQISVMLGPCAGGAAYSPALTDFVFMVRDTSQMFITGPDVIQAVTGESVTQNGLGGADVHAGTSGVAHFAYDDEETCLEEVRYLLSLLPQNSTESPPAHAPDDPADRSCDALLDLVPADPSRPYDMRAVLREVLDDGEYLEIHERWATNILCALGRLDGRPVGVVANQPMSLAGVLDIHASEKAARFVALCDAFNIPLVTLVDVPGFLPGVDQEHGGIIRHGAKLLYAYCNATVPRISIVLRKAYGGAYIVMDSRSTGADLSYAWPSNEIAVMGAEGAANVIFRREIAAADDPEAVRAERVAAYRSELMHPYYAAERGLVDDVIAPQHTRRVLAAGLRMLTGKTAPLPHRKHGNQPS, from the coding sequence ATGCGCCGCGGCGTCGCCGAGGGCGATCCGCGGGCGACCGAACGGCAGCACGCCAAGGGCAAGCTGACCGCCAGGGAGCGCATCGCTCTGCTGCTGGACGAGGACTCCTTCCACGAGGTCGAACCGCTGCGCCGGCACCGCGCGACCGGCTTCGGCCTGGAGGCGAAGAAGCCGCACACCGACGGCGTGGTCACCGGCTGGGGCACGGTCCACGGCCGGACCGTCTTCGTCTATGCCCATGACTTCCGGATCTTCGGCGGCGCCCTCGGGGAGGCCCACGCCACCAAGATCCACAAGATCATGGACCTGGCGCTGCAGGCCGGCGCGCCCCTCGTCTCCCTCAACGACGGCGCCGGCGCCCGCATCCAGGAAGGCGTCACCGCCCTCGCCGGCTACGGCGGCATCTTCCAGCGCAACACCAGGGCCTCCGGCGTCATCCCGCAGATCTCCGTCATGCTCGGCCCCTGCGCCGGCGGCGCCGCCTACAGCCCGGCCCTGACCGACTTCGTCTTCATGGTCCGCGACACCTCCCAGATGTTCATCACCGGACCCGACGTCATCCAGGCCGTCACCGGCGAGTCCGTCACCCAGAACGGGCTCGGCGGCGCCGACGTCCACGCCGGGACCTCGGGCGTCGCCCACTTCGCGTACGACGACGAGGAGACCTGCCTCGAAGAGGTCCGCTACCTCCTCTCCCTCCTCCCGCAGAACAGCACCGAGTCCCCGCCGGCACACGCCCCCGACGACCCGGCCGACCGCTCCTGCGACGCCCTCCTCGACCTCGTCCCCGCGGACCCCTCCCGCCCCTACGACATGCGCGCGGTCCTCCGCGAGGTCCTCGACGACGGCGAGTACCTCGAAATCCACGAGCGCTGGGCCACCAACATCCTCTGCGCGCTCGGCCGGCTCGACGGCCGCCCCGTCGGCGTGGTCGCCAATCAACCGATGTCCCTGGCAGGCGTGCTGGACATCCACGCTTCCGAGAAGGCGGCCCGCTTCGTCGCCCTCTGCGACGCCTTCAACATCCCCCTGGTCACCCTCGTCGACGTCCCCGGCTTCCTGCCCGGCGTCGACCAGGAACACGGCGGCATCATCCGCCACGGCGCCAAGCTGCTCTACGCCTACTGCAACGCCACCGTGCCCCGCATCTCCATCGTGCTGCGCAAGGCATATGGCGGCGCCTACATCGTCATGGACTCCCGCTCCACCGGCGCCGACCTCTCGTACGCCTGGCCCAGCAACGAGATCGCCGTCATGGGCGCCGAGGGCGCCGCCAACGTCATCTTCCGCCGGGAGATCGCCGCGGCCGACGACCCCGAAGCCGTCCGGGCCGAACGGGTCGCCGCCTACCGCTCCGAGCTCATGCACCCGTACTACGCCGCCGAACGCGGCCTGGTCGACGACGTGATCGCGCCCCAGCACACCCGCCGGGTCCTGGCCGCGGGCCTGCGCATGCTCACCGGCAAGACGGCACCGCTCCCGCACCGCAAACACGGGAACCAGCCCTCATGA
- a CDS encoding ABC transporter ATP-binding protein → MIPSHPPLGRPGHHSAATARDLTKVHDMGGHRVTALDQVSFDVHQGQFTAIMGPSGSGKSTLMHCLAGLDSPSSGAAWIGEVNLAELSDRQLTLMRRDRIGFIFQAFHLLPTLTVMENITLPMSLAGKRPDQQWLTEVIATLGLRERLAHRPPQLSGGQQQRVACARALLNQPEIIFADEPTGNLDSQAGTEVLRLLRESVQRLGQTIVMVTHDPVAASYADRVVFLADGRIVDELQQPTADGVLDRMRMFDPMGGA, encoded by the coding sequence ATGATCCCGTCGCACCCCCCGTTGGGCCGTCCGGGCCATCACTCGGCAGCCACTGCCCGCGACCTCACCAAGGTCCACGACATGGGCGGCCACCGGGTAACAGCGTTGGACCAGGTGTCCTTCGACGTCCACCAAGGGCAGTTCACCGCCATCATGGGCCCCTCGGGTTCCGGCAAGTCCACCCTGATGCACTGTCTGGCCGGCCTGGACTCCCCTTCCTCCGGCGCGGCATGGATCGGCGAGGTCAATCTCGCCGAGCTGTCGGACCGGCAGCTGACGTTGATGCGCCGGGACCGGATCGGTTTCATCTTCCAGGCCTTCCATCTGCTGCCGACCCTGACCGTCATGGAGAACATCACGCTGCCGATGTCCCTTGCCGGTAAGCGTCCGGACCAACAATGGCTCACGGAAGTGATCGCCACGCTGGGCCTGCGGGAGCGGCTGGCCCACCGGCCCCCTCAGCTGTCCGGCGGTCAGCAGCAGCGAGTCGCCTGTGCCCGCGCGCTGCTGAACCAGCCGGAGATCATCTTCGCGGACGAGCCCACCGGGAACCTCGATTCCCAGGCGGGGACCGAGGTGCTGCGGCTGCTTCGGGAGTCGGTCCAGCGGCTCGGGCAGACCATCGTCATGGTGACGCACGACCCGGTGGCCGCCTCCTACGCCGACCGCGTGGTCTTCCTCGCCGACGGCAGGATCGTCGACGAACTGCAGCAGCCGACGGCGGACGGAGTGCTGGACCGCATGCGGATGTTCGACCCCATGGGCGGCGCGTGA
- a CDS encoding SDR family NAD(P)-dependent oxidoreductase, which yields MNAPGGERVALISGGSRGLGRLLVTRLLDDGWRVATFSRSANDWVKDLHAERPDRFRWEAADLTDQAALRAVVRGVIGWAGRVDLLINNAAVLHQELFLTTAPKKIEQLIAADLLAPITLAQSCARAMTRQGGGQILNVSSINAIRGFRGVAAYSAAKAGLDGFSRSLARELGAFNIRVNSLVPGFFDSDMTVEVTERNKERIQKRTPLGRLADVGEIADAVLYLTSPGASFITGQTLVVDGGITC from the coding sequence GTGAACGCCCCCGGGGGCGAGCGGGTCGCCCTGATCAGCGGCGGCAGCCGCGGACTCGGCCGGCTGCTCGTCACCCGGCTGCTGGACGACGGCTGGCGGGTGGCCACCTTCAGCAGATCGGCCAACGACTGGGTGAAGGACCTCCACGCCGAGCGGCCCGACCGCTTCCGCTGGGAGGCCGCCGACCTCACCGACCAGGCCGCGCTGCGCGCCGTCGTACGCGGGGTCATCGGCTGGGCCGGCCGCGTCGACCTGCTCATCAACAACGCGGCGGTGCTGCACCAGGAGCTCTTCCTGACCACCGCCCCCAAGAAGATCGAGCAGCTGATCGCGGCGGACCTGCTGGCCCCGATCACCCTTGCCCAGAGCTGTGCGCGGGCGATGACCCGGCAGGGCGGCGGCCAGATCCTCAACGTGTCGTCCATCAACGCCATCCGCGGATTCCGGGGAGTGGCGGCCTATTCCGCCGCCAAGGCCGGGCTCGACGGTTTCAGCCGCAGCCTGGCCCGGGAACTCGGCGCCTTCAACATCCGGGTGAATTCCCTCGTTCCGGGATTCTTCGACAGCGATATGACCGTCGAGGTGACCGAACGGAACAAGGAACGCATTCAAAAGCGCACCCCGCTCGGCCGGCTCGCGGACGTCGGCGAAATCGCCGACGCCGTGCTCTATCTGACCTCGCCCGGTGCCTCGTTCATCACCGGCCAGACCCTTGTCGTAGACGGAGGAATCACATGCTGA
- a CDS encoding GYD domain-containing protein has protein sequence MPKFLIQATYTSEGTKGLLKEGGSGRRAAVEQVVTGLGGTVEAVYFAFGQDDVVLIIDLPDPVSMAAISLTVKASGGLHTRATPLLTVEEVDEAARRQVPFRAPSV, from the coding sequence ATGCCGAAGTTTCTGATTCAGGCCACTTATACGTCCGAGGGCACCAAGGGGTTGCTCAAGGAAGGCGGGAGTGGGCGCCGGGCTGCCGTCGAGCAGGTGGTCACGGGGCTCGGGGGGACGGTCGAGGCGGTGTACTTCGCCTTCGGGCAGGACGATGTCGTGCTCATCATCGATCTGCCCGACCCGGTCTCCATGGCCGCCATCAGCCTCACCGTCAAGGCCAGTGGGGGCCTGCACACCCGGGCCACGCCCCTCCTCACCGTCGAGGAGGTCGACGAGGCCGCCCGCCGGCAAGTCCCCTTCCGCGCGCCCAGCGTGTAG
- a CDS encoding AfsA-related hotdog domain-containing protein, whose amino-acid sequence MSHAAQETHEALVVVGDRFEEFLVNRGTIAHSALLTRLRTGELPESLALSVGQGLSAGQLDELRELVELRSPAVAFGKQGLPSHAEQRLTHKHKQRNVLVGPVGQIGERRFVADLVLDERVEVLEDHLTGQHIPAITLLEAARQFWTVVTEQFLLTGTDRTRFVIGSVNSSFHSFVFPMSATLSYELLEHTRTPVGTVFRCRIGFHHGEATAPAAEVEAEYRVIPEKISAKQEALAARQAVVSEVARLREQTTPAESVAV is encoded by the coding sequence ATGTCGCACGCCGCGCAGGAAACGCACGAAGCGCTCGTCGTCGTAGGGGACCGGTTCGAGGAGTTCCTCGTCAACCGCGGGACCATCGCCCACTCCGCGCTGCTGACCCGGCTGCGCACCGGCGAGCTGCCCGAGAGCCTGGCCCTCAGCGTCGGCCAGGGGCTCTCGGCCGGCCAACTGGACGAGCTGCGCGAGCTCGTGGAACTGCGCTCGCCCGCCGTCGCCTTCGGCAAGCAGGGCCTGCCGTCCCACGCCGAACAGCGCCTGACGCACAAGCACAAACAGCGCAACGTTCTCGTCGGCCCGGTCGGCCAGATCGGCGAGCGGCGGTTCGTCGCCGACCTGGTGCTGGACGAGCGGGTCGAGGTGCTGGAGGACCACCTCACCGGCCAGCACATACCGGCCATCACCCTGCTGGAGGCGGCCCGCCAGTTCTGGACGGTGGTGACCGAGCAGTTCCTGCTCACCGGCACCGACCGCACCCGGTTCGTCATCGGCTCGGTCAACTCCTCGTTCCACAGCTTCGTGTTCCCGATGTCCGCCACACTCAGCTACGAACTCCTGGAGCACACCCGCACCCCCGTCGGCACGGTCTTCCGCTGCCGGATCGGCTTCCACCACGGCGAGGCGACGGCACCGGCCGCCGAGGTCGAGGCCGAGTACCGGGTGATCCCCGAGAAGATCAGCGCCAAGCAGGAGGCCCTCGCCGCCCGGCAGGCCGTGGTCTCGGAGGTCGCTCGGCTCCGGGAGCAGACCACACCGGCCGAGAGCGTGGCGGTCTGA